Genomic segment of Deltaproteobacteria bacterium:
TCTTCTTGCCGCTTTGCGCCCTCGTGCTCTGCCTACGCTATGGAAGCGGTCGAGCGATTTGGTCCGGCTAAAGGTTTACTATTGGCAATGTGGAGGCTTTTGAAATGTCACCCTTTCCATCCCGGAGGTTATGACCCGGTAATCAAACCCCCATCCAGTCACCCGGCGGGCCGATCTCTTCAGTGACCGAACGGAGGGAGCAAACGGAGGTTATTCATGGAAAAGCGCGCGTTGTTAGCTGTAATCATTTCTTTGATCATCCTGGTTTTTTACCAGCAATTTTTTGCTCCTTCCGCCCCAGAGACCGTTAAAGAAAAACCAACTCAAGAAAAAGCTCAAGAAAAAACTCAGCCAGGGGAAAAAGTAACTCCTTCATCCACTGCGGTCCCGCCTGGGGAAGCGATCAAAACCCAGGCTGGTAAGGACATTATTGTGGATACCCCACTCTACACCGCAATCTTCGATACTCGAGGAGCCCGGCTGAAAAGCTGGGAAGTTAAAAAATATGCAGCCAAAATCGACAAAGGAGCCAAAACCATCGACCTGGCCATAGAGACCCTGGGCAGGGGTTACCCTTTCGGCCTGGAGATCACGGAAGCCAATTTCCCATTTTCCCCCGATTCCATTTTCCAGGTGAACGTGGATACCTTGAACTTGGGACCCCGGCAAACCAAGGGAGAACTGCTTTTCACCTGGAATTCCCCCGAAGGCTTGCAAGTTAGCCAGCAGATCATTTTCTATTCCGACAGTTACCGGATGGACCTCAACCTGCAAATGGCTAACCTCTCCTCGGGTCCCTTAGAAGGTCGGCCAGTCTTCGTCTGGACAGGAAAGATCGACACGGCCTCCGGATCTGGAGGGGCCATGGGATGCATTCCAGGCTCGGGGGGAAGCTCGGGTGCCGCAGTTCCTCCCTTCACAGCCCTGGTGAAGAAAGAGCTGCACGAAGTGGAGTTGAACGACCTCAAGGACGAAAAACGCTTTTCCCAAGACGTCCAGTGGGGAGGTTTCCAAGATATATATTTCCTCGCCGCTCTTATCCCCCAGAAATCCGAGGGTACTGAGCTCATTATGAAAAAAGTCTCGGCAACTGTCGCTGAGCTGCGTATGGGGGGTCCCAAAGCATCCCTCCCGCCGCAAACCCAATTCACCCAATCCTACGCCATGTACCTCGGACCCAAAGCCCTGGACATCCTCAAATCTTTCGGTTCTGATTTGGACCGGGCGTTGGACTTCGGCTGGTTTGATGTGGTGGCGAAGCCCATGCTCTATGTCATGAAATTTTTCTACAAGTACACTGGGAATTATGGCCTGGCTATCATCTTGCTCA
This window contains:
- the yidC gene encoding membrane protein insertase YidC; this encodes MEKRALLAVIISLIILVFYQQFFAPSAPETVKEKPTQEKAQEKTQPGEKVTPSSTAVPPGEAIKTQAGKDIIVDTPLYTAIFDTRGARLKSWEVKKYAAKIDKGAKTIDLAIETLGRGYPFGLEITEANFPFSPDSIFQVNVDTLNLGPRQTKGELLFTWNSPEGLQVSQQIIFYSDSYRMDLNLQMANLSSGPLEGRPVFVWTGKIDTASGSGGAMGCIPGSGGSSGAAVPPFTALVKKELHEVELNDLKDEKRFSQDVQWGGFQDIYFLAALIPQKSEGTELIMKKVSATVAELRMGGPKASLPPQTQFTQSYAMYLGPKALDILKSFGSDLDRALDFGWFDVVAKPMLYVMKFFYKYTGNYGLAIILLTIIIKILFWYPTHISYKAMKEMKKLQPEMAKLKEKLKDDKEKLNKEMMELYRRYKVNPMSGCLPIAIQMPIFFALYKVLLYSIEIRHAPFYWWIQDLSAQDPYYISPILMGVSMFVQQWMTPTTGDPTQAKMMLIMPVVFTFMFLSFPTGLVIYWLFNNLLSIGQQIYINQHST
- the yidD gene encoding membrane protein insertion efficiency factor YidD, producing MTRIVLGLIRLYRRFLSPLTFSSCRFAPSCSAYAMEAVERFGPAKGLLLAMWRLLKCHPFHPGGYDPVIKPPSSHPAGRSLQ